The Deltaproteobacteria bacterium genome has a window encoding:
- a CDS encoding cold-shock protein, producing MLNGTVKWFNDSKGYGFITGEDGNDVFVHYSAIQGQGDGFKSLAEGDTVSFDVETGPKGPSAINVEKL from the coding sequence ATGTTAAATGGAACTGTGAAGTGGTTCAATGACTCCAAAGGTTACGGCTTTATCACAGGCGAAGATGGTAACGATGTGTTTGTCCACTATTCTGCCATTCAGGGCCAGGGTGATGGATTTAAGTCCCTTGCCGAAGGTGATACAGTTAGCTTTGATGTTGAAACGGGTCCTAAAGGTCCCAGCGCCATCAATGTAGAGAAGCTGTAA